Proteins co-encoded in one Haladaptatus sp. ZSTT2 genomic window:
- a CDS encoding VOC family protein, with product MTDSIAPDTHIGRVALHVTDLDELVSFYRDTIGLDVLETTATTATLGVGETQLLELTATDLPERTREETGLFHTAFRVPTRAALADALVRAERDWQLSGASDHLVSEALYLRDPEGNGIELYVDRPREEWERDEAGNLRMDTLPLSLSSLREAGDPERRMPAGTDVGHIHLEVSQIPASRTFYTEVVGMDEPVRLPSPYGESSLFVSAGGYHHHIGANAWNGRTEPATGRGLDWFELVVPDADALAALSARLSDAGYDVDDSDSELRVHDPDSIELRVRVEP from the coding sequence ATGACTGATTCTATCGCCCCCGATACACACATTGGCCGCGTTGCCCTGCACGTCACCGACCTCGACGAACTCGTGTCCTTCTACCGCGACACGATTGGCTTGGACGTGCTCGAAACGACGGCCACGACAGCCACCCTCGGCGTGGGTGAGACGCAGTTGCTCGAACTCACCGCGACCGACCTACCGGAGCGAACACGAGAGGAAACTGGGCTGTTTCACACCGCGTTTCGCGTGCCCACTCGGGCCGCACTCGCTGATGCGCTCGTGCGCGCAGAGCGTGACTGGCAGCTCTCTGGCGCATCAGACCACCTCGTGAGCGAGGCACTCTACCTCAGAGACCCGGAAGGAAACGGTATCGAACTGTACGTAGACCGCCCCCGCGAGGAGTGGGAGCGCGACGAGGCCGGAAATCTCCGGATGGACACGCTCCCGCTCTCGCTTTCGTCACTGCGCGAGGCGGGCGACCCAGAGCGCCGAATGCCCGCGGGCACCGACGTGGGACACATCCACCTCGAAGTGTCGCAAATTCCAGCGTCGCGGACGTTCTACACCGAAGTAGTCGGCATGGACGAACCCGTGAGGCTGCCGTCGCCGTACGGCGAATCGTCGCTGTTCGTCTCGGCTGGTGGGTATCACCACCATATCGGCGCGAACGCATGGAACGGCCGCACCGAACCGGCGACGGGCCGCGGCCTTGACTGGTTCGAACTCGTCGTTCCAGATGCAGACGCGCTCGCCGCGCTATCTGCGCGCCTTTCCGATGCGGGCTACGACGTGGACGATTCCGATTCCGAGCTTCGAGTCCACGACCCGGACAGCATCGAGCTGCGTGTGCGAGTCGAGCCGTAA
- a CDS encoding MGMT family protein, with translation MDESAGIYARESEYLDRYVQIGVAGDRVISVSFPDTVDAASSSKHPILDRIFAYLEGVRESFATVDIALTVPTAHRRVLETVRQIPYGEQYTVEKVARLTPELNPQDDDDMTLVRTALDENPTPILIPDHRVRDAPSAAPPEIEQKLRSLEGL, from the coding sequence ATGGACGAGTCCGCCGGTATTTACGCACGAGAATCCGAGTATCTCGACCGATACGTTCAGATTGGCGTTGCAGGCGACCGGGTCATCTCCGTCTCTTTTCCCGACACGGTCGATGCTGCGAGCTCCTCGAAACACCCAATTCTCGACCGCATTTTTGCGTATTTAGAAGGTGTTCGTGAGTCGTTCGCCACGGTCGATATTGCACTCACCGTGCCCACCGCTCATCGACGAGTGCTCGAAACGGTCCGACAAATCCCGTACGGCGAACAGTACACCGTCGAGAAGGTGGCACGCCTGACCCCCGAATTGAACCCCCAAGACGACGACGATATGACGCTCGTGCGGACCGCCTTGGACGAAAACCCGACACCGATTTTGATTCCAGACCACCGCGTGCGCGACGCACCGAGCGCCGCACCGCCGGAAATCGAGCAGAAACTCCGGTCGCTCGAAGGACTCTGA
- the trpC gene encoding indole-3-glycerol phosphate synthase has protein sequence MVVRDEVAPEVAAILASARERDGVTERVSVDPRSLELAFAAVEDAGRVPLITEVKPTSPTTEGVRADDPAELAREMVAGGAAAISVLTEPDHFGGSLSNLRAVREAVDVPILRKDFILREEQLDAVEADVVLLIVRFVDDLENLLTAARDRGFQVLVEVHTETELDEALGAGADIIGINNRDLTSLSVDLGTFEKLAPKVPDDVTLIAESGVSTPDDVARMRAAGADGLLIGTAIMDGDVTANTRLLSQL, from the coding sequence ATGGTAGTTAGAGACGAGGTCGCCCCCGAAGTGGCGGCCATTCTCGCCTCCGCACGCGAGCGAGATGGGGTCACAGAACGGGTGTCCGTCGACCCGCGGTCGCTCGAATTGGCGTTTGCAGCCGTCGAGGACGCCGGTCGGGTGCCACTCATCACGGAGGTGAAACCGACGAGCCCGACGACCGAGGGCGTGCGCGCAGACGACCCGGCCGAACTCGCCCGCGAGATGGTCGCGGGTGGGGCGGCCGCCATCTCGGTACTCACCGAACCCGACCACTTCGGTGGCTCGCTTTCGAATCTCCGCGCCGTCCGCGAAGCGGTGGACGTTCCCATCCTTCGCAAGGATTTCATCCTCCGCGAGGAGCAACTCGACGCCGTCGAAGCAGACGTTGTTCTCCTCATCGTCCGCTTCGTCGATGATTTGGAAAATCTGCTCACCGCCGCCCGCGACCGCGGCTTTCAGGTGCTCGTCGAAGTCCACACCGAAACCGAACTGGACGAAGCTCTTGGCGCAGGCGCGGACATCATCGGCATCAACAACCGCGACCTGACCTCGCTCAGCGTCGACCTCGGCACGTTCGAGAAATTGGCACCAAAGGTGCCAGACGACGTGACACTCATCGCAGAGAGCGGGGTGTCGACGCCGGACGACGTGGCGCGGATGCGCGCCGCTGGGGCGGACGGCCTGCTCATCGGAACGGCAATCATGGACGGCGACGTGACTGCAAACACGCGACTCCTCTCACAGCTATGA
- the trpB gene encoding tryptophan synthase subunit beta — MSDSPAKFGDYGGQYVPEVLMPAIEELTDAYERYVLENEDGFMDDFRARLRDFGGRPTPLQHAEQLSARYGTEVYLKREDLVHGGAHKLNNALGQVLLAKYMGKERIVAETGAGQHGTATAMAAAHLGMDCEVYMGRRDITRQRPNVFRMRINGSKVNPVDVGRGTLKEAINETMRDWATNVEDTHYVIGSVVGPHPFPRMVRDFQSVISEEARAQIREKTGGLPDSVVACAGGGSNTMGAFHNFVPDEDVALYAVEAGGSSLDVDEETGVAPNSASLSTGSVGVLHGARTRLLQSRDGQILESHSISSGLDYAGVGPELAHLVDTGRVTPVTVPDDAALEAFHRFSQEEGIIPALETAHAIAYLETADDLGESVIVNISGRGDKDLESVLEETAKRDLANAPEMGVFE, encoded by the coding sequence ATGAGCGATTCACCTGCGAAATTTGGCGACTACGGCGGCCAGTACGTCCCGGAAGTGCTGATGCCCGCCATCGAGGAACTGACCGACGCGTACGAACGCTACGTGCTCGAAAACGAAGACGGGTTCATGGACGACTTTCGCGCCCGGTTGCGGGACTTTGGCGGTCGCCCCACGCCGCTCCAGCACGCAGAACAGCTGAGCGCACGCTACGGCACGGAGGTGTACTTAAAGCGCGAAGACCTCGTCCACGGCGGCGCACACAAGCTGAACAACGCGCTCGGCCAAGTGTTGCTCGCCAAGTACATGGGCAAAGAACGCATCGTCGCGGAAACCGGCGCGGGCCAACACGGCACGGCGACGGCGATGGCCGCGGCCCATCTCGGCATGGACTGCGAGGTGTACATGGGTCGCCGAGACATCACCCGCCAGCGCCCGAACGTTTTCCGCATGCGCATCAACGGCTCCAAAGTCAACCCCGTCGACGTGGGCCGCGGAACCCTGAAAGAAGCCATCAACGAGACGATGCGCGACTGGGCGACCAACGTCGAAGACACCCACTACGTCATCGGGTCTGTCGTGGGGCCCCACCCGTTCCCACGGATGGTGCGCGACTTCCAGTCGGTCATCAGCGAGGAAGCGCGCGCGCAAATTCGTGAAAAGACCGGTGGCCTCCCCGACAGCGTCGTCGCGTGTGCGGGCGGCGGGTCGAACACGATGGGCGCGTTCCACAACTTCGTCCCCGACGAGGACGTGGCGCTGTACGCCGTCGAAGCCGGTGGCTCCAGTCTCGACGTAGACGAGGAGACGGGCGTTGCGCCGAACTCCGCATCGCTCTCGACGGGGTCGGTCGGCGTGCTCCACGGTGCGCGCACCCGCCTGCTGCAGTCTCGGGACGGCCAGATTCTCGAATCGCACAGCATCAGTTCGGGTCTCGACTACGCCGGCGTCGGCCCGGAACTCGCCCACCTCGTCGATACTGGGCGGGTGACGCCCGTGACAGTTCCCGACGACGCCGCACTCGAAGCGTTCCACCGCTTCTCGCAGGAAGAAGGAATTATTCCAGCACTCGAAACGGCCCACGCGATTGCCTACCTCGAAACGGCCGACGACCTCGGGGAGTCGGTCATCGTGAACATCTCCGGGCGCGGCGACAAGGATTTGGAGTCCGTGCTTGAGGAGACGGCAAAGCGCGACCTTGCGAACGCGCCGGAGATGGGGGTGTTCGAATGA
- the trpA gene encoding tryptophan synthase subunit alpha: MSEIGEAFRDGPALIPYITAGDPDAESTKAQVRALARGGADIIELGLPFSEPIADGPTIQNAIQRSLDAGMTPQSYLDLVADLDVAVPIVCMTYYNLIYQYGDEPVRAFVEAAAEAGISGLIVPDLPVEESDDLRAACDEFGLDLIFIVAPTTKGERLDRVMEQVSGFVYVQARLGTTGAQADVSTQTHDSLGRLATYDVPKAVGFGVSEGHHAREIVAAGADGVVAGSVFVDLIASGENVTSNLERKARELAEGARTGFEQRVPRPERT, translated from the coding sequence ATGAGCGAGATTGGCGAAGCCTTCCGCGACGGCCCGGCCCTGATTCCGTACATCACGGCGGGCGACCCGGACGCAGAGAGTACGAAAGCACAGGTTCGCGCGCTCGCCCGCGGTGGGGCGGACATCATCGAACTCGGCCTGCCCTTCTCGGAGCCAATCGCGGACGGGCCAACCATCCAGAACGCCATCCAGCGGTCGCTTGACGCGGGAATGACGCCACAGTCGTATCTCGACCTGGTGGCCGACCTCGACGTGGCCGTGCCGATTGTCTGCATGACGTACTACAACCTCATCTACCAGTACGGCGACGAACCCGTCCGGGCGTTCGTCGAAGCGGCCGCCGAAGCAGGAATTTCGGGGCTTATCGTCCCCGACCTCCCCGTCGAGGAGTCGGACGACCTGCGGGCGGCCTGCGACGAGTTCGGCCTCGACCTCATCTTCATCGTCGCCCCGACGACGAAAGGCGAGCGTTTAGACCGCGTCATGGAACAGGTTTCGGGATTCGTCTACGTCCAAGCCCGCCTCGGGACGACCGGGGCGCAGGCGGACGTGAGCACCCAGACGCACGACAGTCTCGGTCGGTTGGCAACGTACGACGTGCCAAAGGCCGTCGGCTTCGGCGTGAGCGAGGGCCACCACGCCCGCGAAATCGTCGCGGCGGGAGCAGACGGGGTCGTCGCCGGGAGCGTCTTCGTCGACCTGATTGCTTCCGGGGAGAATGTCACGTCGAATTTAGAACGAAAAGCGAGAGAACTGGCAGAAGGCGCACGGACCGGATTCGAACAACGTGTGCCGCGACCGGAACGCACATAA
- a CDS encoding 2-amino-3,7-dideoxy-D-threo-hept-6-ulosonate synthase: MTIGKAARLERIGTRGRFVIVPMDHGITLGAVQGLKDIESTIDAVTRGGADCVLTQKGIAPRVHGNKNGKGYIVHLNASTTIGPDSNDKRMTGTVEDAIRAGADAVSLHVNVGSDHEPKQMEDLARVTSEADRLGIPVLAMTYARGPGIDEHDAEALGHAARFGEELGADIIKTAYSGDPESFRHVTESTRLPVVIAGGSRGTDLETIQMVRGAMDGGAAGVSMGRSIFQHESPEAIARAVTDVVHNDAPADKALERAGLAVKA, translated from the coding sequence ATGACTATCGGAAAAGCAGCTCGGCTCGAACGCATCGGTACACGGGGTCGATTCGTCATCGTCCCGATGGACCACGGCATTACACTTGGGGCTGTACAAGGCCTCAAAGACATCGAATCGACAATTGATGCGGTCACACGCGGTGGCGCAGATTGCGTGCTCACCCAGAAGGGGATTGCACCACGCGTCCACGGAAACAAAAACGGCAAAGGCTACATCGTTCATCTCAACGCTTCTACGACAATTGGACCGGATTCTAACGACAAACGCATGACGGGCACCGTAGAGGACGCCATCCGCGCGGGTGCAGACGCCGTCAGCCTCCACGTCAACGTCGGCTCTGACCATGAGCCAAAGCAGATGGAAGACTTAGCGCGCGTCACCTCCGAGGCAGACCGCCTCGGCATCCCCGTGCTTGCGATGACCTACGCCCGCGGTCCCGGCATCGACGAACACGACGCAGAAGCCCTCGGCCACGCCGCTCGCTTCGGTGAGGAACTCGGCGCGGACATCATCAAAACCGCCTACTCCGGCGACCCGGAGAGCTTCCGACACGTCACCGAATCGACCCGCCTGCCGGTCGTCATCGCCGGTGGCTCGCGTGGCACTGACTTAGAGACCATCCAGATGGTCCGTGGTGCGATGGACGGCGGTGCGGCGGGCGTCTCGATGGGCCGGTCTATCTTCCAACACGAGAGTCCAGAAGCAATCGCCCGTGCGGTCACCGACGTCGTCCACAATGACGCCCCCGCGGACAAAGCCCTCGAACGCGCTGGCCTCGCCGTCAAAGCCTGA
- a CDS encoding 3-dehydroquinate synthase II: MTRSVWLKADDTVGDWEARRKRITAGLEAGVDWVLVDSEDVSKVRELGQVNVAAFANGDVHVMDAEPDAVEDLPDVTIVGKEGEGDGTVDLPADFSGSADLSTLRRSDDRAHGAYVRILNKEYEAFAEAAAHDAEYTIVIGEDWTIIPLENLIARIGEETELVAGVQTAEEAKTAFETLELGADAVLLDTDDPDEIRRTVDVRDESERESLDLQWATVTAVEQTGSADRVCVDTGSLFEHDEGMLVGSMSRGLFFVHAETAESPYVASRPFRVNAGAVHAYVRTPDGGTKYLAELKSGDEVQVVDTAGHTREAIVGRAKIEKRPMFRVEAETQSGDRIETLLQNAETIKVATSEGRKAVTDLAVGDEVKIYYEDTARHFGEAVEESIIEK; encoded by the coding sequence ATGACACGCTCCGTATGGCTCAAAGCCGACGACACCGTCGGCGACTGGGAGGCGCGACGAAAACGAATCACCGCCGGACTCGAAGCCGGTGTCGACTGGGTGCTCGTCGATAGCGAGGACGTTTCGAAAGTCCGCGAACTCGGTCAGGTGAACGTCGCGGCGTTCGCAAACGGCGACGTCCACGTCATGGACGCAGAACCCGACGCCGTCGAAGACCTCCCCGACGTGACCATCGTCGGCAAAGAAGGCGAAGGCGACGGCACGGTCGACCTCCCCGCTGATTTCTCTGGCTCTGCTGACCTCTCTACCCTGCGTCGGAGCGACGACCGCGCCCACGGCGCGTACGTCCGCATCCTGAACAAAGAGTACGAGGCGTTCGCAGAAGCCGCCGCCCACGACGCAGAGTACACCATCGTCATCGGTGAAGACTGGACCATCATCCCGCTCGAAAACCTCATCGCTCGGATTGGTGAGGAGACCGAACTCGTCGCGGGCGTCCAGACCGCAGAGGAGGCCAAAACCGCATTCGAGACGCTCGAACTCGGCGCTGACGCCGTGTTGCTCGACACCGACGACCCGGACGAGATTCGCCGGACGGTCGATGTGCGCGACGAATCAGAGCGCGAATCGCTTGACCTCCAGTGGGCGACCGTCACCGCCGTCGAACAGACCGGCTCTGCAGACCGCGTCTGCGTCGATACCGGGTCGCTGTTCGAACACGACGAAGGCATGCTCGTCGGCAGCATGAGCCGCGGGCTGTTTTTCGTCCACGCAGAGACCGCGGAGTCGCCGTACGTCGCTTCCCGGCCGTTTCGGGTGAACGCCGGGGCGGTTCACGCCTACGTCCGGACGCCAGACGGCGGCACGAAGTACCTTGCCGAACTCAAAAGCGGCGACGAGGTGCAGGTCGTCGATACGGCGGGCCACACTCGTGAGGCAATCGTCGGGCGGGCGAAAATCGAGAAACGTCCGATGTTCCGCGTCGAAGCCGAAACGCAAAGCGGCGACCGTATCGAAACCCTCCTCCAGAACGCAGAGACCATCAAAGTCGCCACATCTGAGGGTCGCAAGGCAGTCACCGACCTCGCCGTCGGCGACGAGGTGAAAATCTACTACGAGGACACGGCTCGCCACTTCGGGGAAGCCGTAGAAGAGAGCATCATCGAGAAGTAA